In Ignavibacteriales bacterium, the sequence GGGAAAAATGAACTGGCTTTTATTGCTTCGTCAGGGAAGGGTTTATTACTCAGGTAAAATGCTATCACGGTGTATTGTATTGCTGCCATCAGACCAGAGAACAGACAAAGATTAAAATCTAATTCGAGGGATGAAAGCATAATAATTATAAAATACAATAGTGCAATTGGAGTAAACAGCGGATAAACAGAAGGTAGGTTGAATGAGTAAATAATCAATACAATACTTGGAATACTAATTTCTATAAAAGCATTGATATACCTGATTGAAATGAATGCTTTTACACCAAAGCGTGTCCATCTTTTTGCAGCACGACTTACAAATATTGCCCGAATAAAAATTACTGCAAGGATGATTAATGTTAGTTCAATTATTATCGGAAATTGAGAAATGTCTTTGAACTGCGCATTGAAGATTAGTGAAATTAATAGTACTACTATAATCAAATATCCAATTATTCCCGCAAGTACTTTTGATCGGAAACTTTCGTTTGATATAATCTCTTCAGAAAATATTTCTTCAAAAAGTTTTGTGCTGTTATTCGCCATTGGGATTAAATTATTTTCAATTAAAATTATTTTGAAACATTCTAATTTACTTACTCATTACGAACGATTGAAAATCAAGTTTAGAAATATTGCCACTAATTACACTAATTCTCACGAATTTCATTTTAATTTTTAAATCATTAGCGATAATCCGTGAAATTCGTGGCATAAATTCTAATAGTTAAATCTAACTAACCTAAATTTACTAAACAGTTTTTTTATAATTCCGGATTGCCAAACCATTAAATACAATTGCAAATCCAATTACAATCAAAAAATGAAAACGCAAATCCCAAAAACCGCTGCCTTTTAATACAATCATTCTCATTGCTTCAATCAAATAGCGAACTGGATTAATATAAGTTAGATATTGTGCCCAATCCGGCATGTTTTCTATTGGTGAAAACAATCCGCCAAGCAAAATAAAAATTAGCATAAAGAAGTATGCTATAAACATTGCTTGCTGCTGTGTATCCGCATAAATAGATGTAAGTAAACCGAAGCCGAGCAAAGCAATTAAATAAATTCCAGCAAAAATATATCCAACCCAAAAGCTTCCTGCGGGATAAATTCCGTAAACAATAAAGCTAATTAAAAATCCTATTGTCAAAACAAATAAACCAAGTACCCAAAAGGGAATTAACTTGCTTAAAATAAATTGATACTTTTTTATAGGCGACACATTTAGCTGCTCAATTGTTCCGACTTCTTTTTCTTTAACAATGTTGAGTGATGACATTAAAAATCCTACCAAAGTAACAAGTAAAGCTAATATGCCCGGAACGATAAAATATTTATAATCCATTTGTACGTTAAACCAATTAGAACTTGTAATATCAATAGCAGGAATGGCATTTAATCTCGGCTGCTGATTCCATTCAGTACGAACATCATTATTAAAATCCTTTATTATAGAATTTGCATAAGCAACAGCAAGTCCCGCAGTTTGTCCGCTTATTGCATTTGCGGCAATCAAAACTTTTGTTTCATCTTCTCCAATAAGATCGCGCTCAAATCCTTCTGGAATTTCAACAATCAAATCTGCTTTATCCTTTTCAACCTGATCTAATGCATCAGCGTATGTTTTGGAATAATCTACAAGTTGGAAATATCCGGAGGCAGTTAAATTATTTATCAGTTTTCTTGAATATTCGGAATGATCATTATCAACAACGCTAAGTGTAATATTTTTAATTTCATACGTTGCAGCATAAGGAAGAATAATAAGTTGTATCACCGGTAAAGCAAAAATCATTCTTAGAATAAGTTTATCACGAAAGATTTGTAAAAATTCTTTTCTTAATAAAAATTTTAGCGTTCTCATTATAACCTGATCTTAAATCTTTTTATACTGATAATTAAAAATGTTCCGGTCATTGCTAATAGAATTAATAATTCTTTCCAGATTTGCTCTATGCCTATTCCTTTTATCATTACATTTTTTACAATTATGATGTACCATTTTGCAGGAACCAAATTAGATAGTATTTGCAAAATAGTTGGCATGTTTGCAATCGGAAATGCATAGCCGCTTAACATTACTACGGGAAGCATTAAGCCAAGCAAAGAAATAAGCATTGCGGCTTGTTGTGTTTCTGTTATCGTTGAAATTAGTATTCCGAGCGATAACGCACAAAAAATATATATAATTGTAGAAGCAGTTAATAAGAACAAACTTCCCTCAATTGGTAATCCAAGAACAAACACACTCAATATCAATATGGTGGCTACATTTATCAGTGATATTATAAAGTATGGAATCACTTTACTTATAACCACAAGCCATGGCTGCATTGGTGATACTAGAAGTATTTCCATCGTTCCCAATTCTTTTTCTCTTACAATTGCTATCGAAGTCATCATTGCAGAGATGAGTAAAAGAATCATTCCCATTACACCGGGAACTGAAGTGTAAGCACCTCTTAACTGCGGATTGTAAAGCATCCGCATTTCTGTATTAATAGTATAGGGTAATTTATTTTGTCGATTCAATTCATTTTGATAATCTCTTACAATCGAACTTAAATAATTTGTAAGAGTGGTCGCCTGGTTTGGATCAGTAGCATCTGCAATGATTTGAAGTTGAGCTTTGTTTGAATGTGACAATTCATTTTGAAAGTTTTGCTGAAATACTATAGCTAGTTTTATTTTACCGGATTTAAATGCTTCTTCAATTTGGTCATTTGAAGTAATCGATCTATCGATGTCAAAGTACTGAGAACTTTCTATTTTGGTAATGATGCTTTGCGTGACTTCATCTTTTGAATTGTCAAGTATTGCAATGTTGGCATTTCGAACTTCGGTTGTGATAGCAAAACCAAAAATTAGAAGCTGAACAATCGGAAGACCAATCAATACCAGCATAGAACGTGTATCGCGCAGTATGTGATGAAATTCTTTTTGAATAAATGTTATTAATTGTTCCATTAAATATTATTCTCCACGTTTTGCATCGCGTGCAAGCATAATAAATACTTCATCCATCGAGTGAGCATTAAATTGTTTCTTTAACCCTGCTGGTGAATCAAGTGCTTTGATTACTCCATCAACCATAATGGAAACACGATCACAATATTCTGCTTCATCCATATAATGAGTAGTTACAAAAACTGTTATACCGTTGTGTGATGCCTCATAAATCATATCCCAGAATTGTCTTCTTGTAATTGGATCAACACCTCCAGTGGGTTCATCAAGAAACACAATTTTAGGTGTGTGAAATATTGCAATACTGAATGCAAGTTTTTGTTTCCATCCAAGCGGAAGGGAAGCAACTAATTTATCAGCTTCATTTTGCAAGTTTAGTTTTTTAATAAGTTCACTTCTTCGCAATTCAATCTCCTTATCCGATAAACCATATATACCTCCAAACAATTGGATATTTTCATTGATGGTTAAATCTTCATACAAAGAAAATTTCTGACTCATGTAGCCAATACTTTTTTTAATCTTTTCAGTTTCTTTGTAAACATCAAAACCTGCAATTGTTGCTTTGCCGCTGCTTGGTTTTGAAATTCCGATTAACATTTTCATGGCTGTGGTTTTACCCGCTCCGTTTGCACCAAGAAAACCAAATATCTCACCGTTAAAAACTTCAAAAGTAATTTCATTGGCAGCAATAAAATCGCCAAACTTTTTTGTGAGCTTATCTGTCTTTATAACTATTTCGTTTTGTATCATTTATCTTCTTCTTTGTATCAACGTACTTTTGTGACTAGCAAATGAACTCATCCCCCAACCCCTTCTCTTACAAAGAGAAGGGGGGATCTAGTTTCTTCTCTTTTAAGAGAGGGATTTAGGTGAGTTTTAACTTGTGTGCAAATTTTCTCATAACATAAAAATTCTTTCAACTTAAATCCTTTTCATCAATTGCATAAATCTATCTTCGATCCCTGGTTTAATTTCTTCGATCTCAAGTTCAGCGTGATTTTTCAAATAAGATTTTAATACATTTAAATCCGGATGCTCTTCTGTTAAAACGAGATGATGATATTGTCCAAATGCAAAACAGGATTCGGTTTTAGAATAAGCTCGCAAATCGTTTAAAAGATTAAACATACTTTTTGATTTTACAGCAAAGAGCTTTTTATCAAATCTGTTTACAATATTTTGCGGGGTATCAATCTCTAAAATCTTGCCTGTTTGAATAAGCGCAATTCTATCACACAAATTCGCTTCATCCATATACGGAGTCGAAACAAGAATACTGATACCTTGAGCTTTCAACCGCTTTAACATTTCCCAGAATTCTTTGCGCGAAACGGGATCAACTCCGGTGGTTGGTTCATCAAGAAAAAGAACTTTAGGTTTATGAATCAATGCACAGCTTAATGCAAGTTTCTGTTTCATTCCACCGCTAAGTTTACCTGCACGTCTTGTTTTAAATGGTTCAAGCTGTTTGTAAATATCAGCGACTAAATCATAGTTCTCTTGAATGGTTGTGTTGAAAATTGTAGCAAAGAAATTAAGATTTTCTTCTACGGTTAAATCCTGGTAAAGTGAAAATCGTCCCGGCATATAACCAATAATATTTCTGATTGCTTTATAATCTTTCACAACATCAAGGTTCATAACTGTAGCATTTCCTTTATCAGCAAGCAAAACCGTAGTAAGAATTCTAAAGATGGAAGTTTTTCCCGCACCATCCGGTCCTATCAATCCGAAAAGTTCTCCTTCACTCACAGAAAATGATACATCATCAACAGCTGTGATAACATCTTTTTTTGTCCTGTACGTTTTGGTGATATTATTTACTTCAATTGCATTCATAAAAAATTAAAATTTTACTTCTCCGTACATGCCGATCTTTAAATAACCGTCGTTCATTACTTTTACTTTGATTGCATAAACAAGATTTGCACGCTCATCTTTTGTCTGAATTGTTTTGGGAGTGAACTCAGCTTTTGAAGATACCCAATAAATTTCTCCGCTCATTTCTTTTTGATCGCCTTCACCTTTATCAACATATACTTTTACTTTTTGTCCAAGTTTTATTTGCCCAAGTTGATCACCATCAACGTACGCACGTAAAGTCATATTGGAAAGATTTGCAATTTTATATAGTGCCTTGCCATTTGAAGTAATCTCATCTTGTTTTGCGTATCGTGTTAATACTGTTCCATCAATGGGATTGATTATTATACTTTTTTTGATTTGATCTTCAATCTGTTCAACTTGTGCGATTAGCGGAAGAGTTTCACTTTGTATCCCTTGTTTCGTGATTGTTAAACTGGATTTGGCTGCAGTGTATTGCTTGTTTAAAACTTCTAACTGTGAGTTTATATCATCAAGTTGTTTTGTAGTTGCGGCATCCAATTTAACAAGATTTTCAATTCGCTTTTTTTCAACCTCGGTAGTTTCAATTTGTTTTTGAAGAGCTGCAAGTTGAGCACTAATATCAGGTTGTTTGCTTAATACAGCTTTGATAGTTGACTGAAGCTGTTTTTTCTTAAGATGTAATTGTGTCGTGTCAACTACAGCAACAATTTGATTTTGTTTAAGCTGCATTCCTTCTTCAACCTGAAGCATTACAAGTTTTCCCATCGCTTCCGATGAAACAATAATCTCTTCTGATTCAAATGTGCCCGTGGCATCAAAATCTCCATTACTGTTTGAGCAGCCAAACAAAAGAGCTGCAGCTAAAATAAATGCAATGTTTAAAAATCTGTTTTTCATTTTCATCTCTATAATATTTTTTAATTTCCTGTTGTGATTTTGTAATTATACTGAGCAAGCAATAGTTGAATTTTGTGAATCTCTAAATTTTGTTTTGCGGTATCTTCCGCATTTAAATCACGGACGTAATCATTTGAGGTAATCACTCCGTTTTCAAGTTTTGCTTTAGCTGATTCTTTAACTGAGGTTCTTAAATCAATTATACTTTTATCTACTTCAATCAATTTTTTTAGTTTATCAATTTCTTGAAGCTGCTGATTAGTTGTGATTTTTGTGTTTAACAGAAATGTTTCTGTTTGTGCATCGATGCTTTGCAGGTTTAACTGATTGATTTCACTTTCATTTCCATAACTGTAGAGATTTGATAGTGACCATGAAAATCGAATACCGGTTATGTAATACCAATCGAAATCATTTATAAACATGTTTAGCCCAGGTTTTCCGTATCCACCCTGAAAAAACAAATTAGCTTTGGGAATAATTTTGGAAACAGAAATCCCATCCTGATTTTCAATCAGATTTTTCTGAGCTGAGTACATTTTTAATTCAGGTCTAATTATTTCTTCGGCAGATAGATAATCAATTTGCGGTGGAGTTGAAAAAATTGTTGATTCATTTAAACTTTCATTTATCAATAATCCAAGCATATTTATATAGGATATGCGGGAAGAGATAAGTTCAATTTTACGCTGCTCTGTTTTTAATAGCTCTGCTTTTAAAACATCAACATCGGATTTAGTTGCCGTTCCATTTGCATAAGCAGCATCAAGTTTTGAAATGCTGGCATTCAAATCAATTATTACAAATTCAATTTGATTTAATTGAGCATCGATAAGAAGAATGCCCAAATAAATTTGATTAACTCTTTCTTTAATCTTTAATAATTCAATCTCAATTTTTTGGTCATCAATTTCATTTACAGATTCCTGAATACCAGCCTGCGAACTCATTATTCCACCATCATAAATTGTCTGTGTTACATCAACTGCAACTTTATATTGATCTTTTGAGAGTCTTTGAATTACGATTCCGGGCAATGGCATTGGTACCTCTGTTACATCGGATTGATATGAAGCTTGTGCAAGAAGAGTTATCTGTGGAAAATATCCGTTCCAAATATTGCTGACACTGTAGTCTTTAGTTTTTTCAATGTAATCTTTCTGTTTGATAAGCGGATAATTCATTCTTGCTTTTACATAGCAGTCTTCAAGCGTAAGCTGCGTTTGAGGAATAATAAAATCCTGACTTATTAATAACAGGGTTATAAATAATAATCTTTTCATAATCACATCTTATTTATTGTTTGATTAAAAATTTTTTTTCCCTTTATCGGTTACAATTCCGCCAATAATTATTCTAAAGGCATAACGGGCTGCTTCAATGATTGAGAAATTGTTATTGAGAATAAAATCTGGATTAACAATGTTTCTTACAGAAGCGACAAGAACATTCATTATGATTAAAGTTGGATAATCAATGAATAATCCTTCAGCTTTTCCCTGGTCAATCACTTTTGTAATATTTCCAAACATCATCTGAGTTCTGAATTTATCAATCTCATTCCACAGATTTGGAAAGTATTTCCTAATTTCGTCCATTCTTTTGGGTGATACTTTTTCTGACGCCTTTGCCAGGATATTAATTAGTTCAGAAAGCTTTTCAATTGCATTCTTATCACTATTTAGCGCTGGTACAATTTTGTTCTTCATTCCGTTCATAAAATGCTTTGTAATTGCCATCACAAGATCATCTTTTGAGGGAAAGAATTTGTAGATAGTTTTTTTACTCATGCCAAGTTCAGAAGCAACATCATCCATAGTAGTTTTATAAAAACCTTCTTTAAATAACTTATCCTCTATTTGTTCAATTATTTTTGTTTGATCGTCCATCATTCCTCTTAGAAACTATTATCGTTTTTCTGGTTTCCAACTTAATAATTTTTCTTACTTATGTCAAACAATATTTTTTTTCGGCTGATATTAGTAATTTAAATCACAGCAATTGAGGACTTTTTAAGTTTTAACTAAAATGAAATAAAAAAATCTTGAGGGCAATATGAGTCTTAAAATATTTTTCTCTTGTGCTTTTTCGGTTCGTTTACTTTCGCTCAATCAACTATAGAAAGCGATGTTGAGTTTGCATTACAAAATGCCAAGAAGGGAATTTACTGGGCTTTATCAAACATTCCGGTAAAGAAATCCAAAATAGACAACTCGCTTATTGATGGGGATAAAATCATCTCGCACGTAAAACTTTCCAAAGAAATAAATGGTG encodes:
- a CDS encoding TolC family protein translates to MKRLLFITLLLISQDFIIPQTQLTLEDCYVKARMNYPLIKQKDYIEKTKDYSVSNIWNGYFPQITLLAQASYQSDVTEVPMPLPGIVIQRLSKDQYKVAVDVTQTIYDGGIMSSQAGIQESVNEIDDQKIEIELLKIKERVNQIYLGILLIDAQLNQIEFVIIDLNASISKLDAAYANGTATKSDVDVLKAELLKTEQRKIELISSRISYINMLGLLINESLNESTIFSTPPQIDYLSAEEIIRPELKMYSAQKNLIENQDGISVSKIIPKANLFFQGGYGKPGLNMFINDFDWYYITGIRFSWSLSNLYSYGNESEINQLNLQSIDAQTETFLLNTKITTNQQLQEIDKLKKLIEVDKSIIDLRTSVKESAKAKLENGVITSNDYVRDLNAEDTAKQNLEIHKIQLLLAQYNYKITTGN
- a CDS encoding ABC transporter ATP-binding protein is translated as MNAIEVNNITKTYRTKKDVITAVDDVSFSVSEGELFGLIGPDGAGKTSIFRILTTVLLADKGNATVMNLDVVKDYKAIRNIIGYMPGRFSLYQDLTVEENLNFFATIFNTTIQENYDLVADIYKQLEPFKTRRAGKLSGGMKQKLALSCALIHKPKVLFLDEPTTGVDPVSRKEFWEMLKRLKAQGISILVSTPYMDEANLCDRIALIQTGKILEIDTPQNIVNRFDKKLFAVKSKSMFNLLNDLRAYSKTESCFAFGQYHHLVLTEEHPDLNVLKSYLKNHAELEIEEIKPGIEDRFMQLMKRI
- a CDS encoding HlyD family efflux transporter periplasmic adaptor subunit encodes the protein MKNRFLNIAFILAAALLFGCSNSNGDFDATGTFESEEIIVSSEAMGKLVMLQVEEGMQLKQNQIVAVVDTTQLHLKKKQLQSTIKAVLSKQPDISAQLAALQKQIETTEVEKKRIENLVKLDAATTKQLDDINSQLEVLNKQYTAAKSSLTITKQGIQSETLPLIAQVEQIEDQIKKSIIINPIDGTVLTRYAKQDEITSNGKALYKIANLSNMTLRAYVDGDQLGQIKLGQKVKVYVDKGEGDQKEMSGEIYWVSSKAEFTPKTIQTKDERANLVYAIKVKVMNDGYLKIGMYGEVKF
- a CDS encoding ABC transporter ATP-binding protein, encoding MIQNEIVIKTDKLTKKFGDFIAANEITFEVFNGEIFGFLGANGAGKTTAMKMLIGISKPSSGKATIAGFDVYKETEKIKKSIGYMSQKFSLYEDLTINENIQLFGGIYGLSDKEIELRRSELIKKLNLQNEADKLVASLPLGWKQKLAFSIAIFHTPKIVFLDEPTGGVDPITRRQFWDMIYEASHNGITVFVTTHYMDEAEYCDRVSIMVDGVIKALDSPAGLKKQFNAHSMDEVFIMLARDAKRGE
- a CDS encoding ABC transporter permease; the encoded protein is MRTLKFLLRKEFLQIFRDKLILRMIFALPVIQLIILPYAATYEIKNITLSVVDNDHSEYSRKLINNLTASGYFQLVDYSKTYADALDQVEKDKADLIVEIPEGFERDLIGEDETKVLIAANAISGQTAGLAVAYANSIIKDFNNDVRTEWNQQPRLNAIPAIDITSSNWFNVQMDYKYFIVPGILALLVTLVGFLMSSLNIVKEKEVGTIEQLNVSPIKKYQFILSKLIPFWVLGLFVLTIGFLISFIVYGIYPAGSFWVGYIFAGIYLIALLGFGLLTSIYADTQQQAMFIAYFFMLIFILLGGLFSPIENMPDWAQYLTYINPVRYLIEAMRMIVLKGSGFWDLRFHFLIVIGFAIVFNGLAIRNYKKTV
- a CDS encoding ABC transporter permease → MEQLITFIQKEFHHILRDTRSMLVLIGLPIVQLLIFGFAITTEVRNANIAILDNSKDEVTQSIITKIESSQYFDIDRSITSNDQIEEAFKSGKIKLAIVFQQNFQNELSHSNKAQLQIIADATDPNQATTLTNYLSSIVRDYQNELNRQNKLPYTINTEMRMLYNPQLRGAYTSVPGVMGMILLLISAMMTSIAIVREKELGTMEILLVSPMQPWLVVISKVIPYFIISLINVATILILSVFVLGLPIEGSLFLLTASTIIYIFCALSLGILISTITETQQAAMLISLLGLMLPVVMLSGYAFPIANMPTILQILSNLVPAKWYIIIVKNVMIKGIGIEQIWKELLILLAMTGTFLIISIKRFKIRL
- a CDS encoding TetR/AcrR family transcriptional regulator; amino-acid sequence: MDDQTKIIEQIEDKLFKEGFYKTTMDDVASELGMSKKTIYKFFPSKDDLVMAITKHFMNGMKNKIVPALNSDKNAIEKLSELINILAKASEKVSPKRMDEIRKYFPNLWNEIDKFRTQMMFGNITKVIDQGKAEGLFIDYPTLIIMNVLVASVRNIVNPDFILNNNFSIIEAARYAFRIIIGGIVTDKGKKNF